A stretch of DNA from Natrinema sp. HArc-T2:
GGTTTCAATACGACTTTGCCCGAACTCTTCCTGTCCTCGATATACTGGTGTGCTTCGGCGGCGTCCGCGAGCGCGAACGATTCGCCTACCACGACCTCGAGCTCGCCGCTCGCGAGCCCCTCGGTGAGGTCGGGCACTGCCTGCATGACGCTGCTCGGGTCGTGGGTGGCGGCCTGACCGAGATGGAAGCCTTTGACGGTCTTGTTCTCGAAGAGCAGTCGCCGGTTGCTGACCTCCGCAGGGACGCCGCTTGCGACGCCGTAGGTGACCATCCGACCGAAGTGGGTCATCGCGTCGAGACTGCGTTCAAAGACGTCGTCGCCGACGCTCTCTAAGACGAGGTCGACGCCCTCACCGTCGGTTTCCTCCTCGATGACCTTTCGGAAGTCCGTCTCGGTGTAGTTGATCGGGTGGTCACAGCCCAGCTCAGCTGCCAGGTCGAGCTTTTCCTGCGAGCTCGCGGTACCGAAGACCTCCGCGCCGGCGTTCGACGCCAGCTGAACCGCAGCCGTGCCGACCCCGCCTGCAGCGGCCTGGATCAGGACTGACTCGCCTTCCTCGAGCGCGCCCCACGCGAACAGACAGCTATGCGCGGTGAGAAACTGGACCGGGAAGCCGGCGGCTTCCTCGAAACTCATCGCTTCCGGCACGGGAAAGAGCATCTCGGCGTTCGCGACGGCGTATTCGGCGTAGCCGCCGGTTTCGACCATCGCGACGACGCGGTCGCCCTCCGAGACGTCCTCGACGCCGTCACCGACCGCGTCGACCCGGCCTGCGGCTTCCATCCCCGGACGGTAGGGCGGCTCGGGCCCACCCGGATAGAGGCCGCGACGCTGCATGATGTCCGCGAAGTTGATCCCCGCAGCTTCGACGGCGATGCGGACCTCGCCCGGCCCCGGGTCCGGTCGCTCGGTGTCGATCGTCTCGAGTCGATCGCTGTCGCCGTATTCTGTTACCTCGATCGCTTTCATACCGCTGGTAGGGGCGGCAGTCGGATAAGCTACTGAGAACCGGCGGAAACGAACGGCCAGTTGTGAGAATCGGTCACGGACTGATACGGACTCCTGTAAGTCATTGCCGGCGCAACCGCGAGCCGTCCTTCGGTTGCGCCGGTAAATCGTTACAGCAGACCGTATGAGACGCTATAGCTGGTCGATGATCTCGTCGGCAAACGTCGACAGTGCCGCCTCCCGGTCGTCGTTTTCGATCCCGATAATGGCGTGATCGAGGCTCAGTTCCTCGAGCCGCCCGAAATACTCGCGGAACCACTCGACGCCGGCCCGGAAGCCCAGATGCAGCGGCTCGGGTTCGGCCGTTCGGTCGTCGGCCAACTCGACGCGAACCGCGATGGCAAAGGGTTTCTCGCCGGCACGGTCGCGCCACTCGTGGAGATAGCTCTCGAGCGTGCGCTCGGGCAGGTGATAGAACAGCCAGCCGTCGCCGTGGTCGGCGATCCACTCCTTGGACTGGCGGGCGTGACCGGTCGGCAACAGCGGAATCGTCTCCGTCGTCGGCTTCGGGACCACGTCGAGGTCTCCCTCGAGGGTTCCCCACTGGCCCTCGAGTTCCGGAAAGTCCTCGCGCCAGACCGTCCGGACGGCGTCGACGGACTCGCGAAACAGCTGCCCACGGTCGTCGGGATCGACGTCGAAAGCGGGGTACTCCGGGTCGCGGTCGCCAGAGGCGATCCCAAGAACGAGTCGCCCGTCCGAGAGCTGGTCGACCGTCGCCGCGGATTTGGCGACGTGGAGCGGGTGGCGGAGCGTGAGGACGACACTCGAGGTGCCGAGCGCGATGTCGTCGGTGTGGGCAGCGACGTGCGAGAGCCACGGCCAGGTGTCGAACGTCTGGCCGGCGTCGCCGAATTTCGGCCAGTAGGTCGGGACGTCACGCGCCCAGAGGCCGTCGAAGCCGACCGCCTCGGCGTGTTCGGCGAGTCGGAGTTCATCCTCGATGGCCGGCTGCGAGCGGTTCGTTCCGGTCAGCGGAAAGCCGGCACCGAAGGTCAGGCCGTCGTGGTCGAACAGGCGTCGGTAGCCAGCGTTTGCGTGTCCTCCGGGGTGCATTCGCTCGTGCTATCGGACGAAGCGGTATGACGATGGCGTTGTCCGACGGTCGTTGCTGGGCCACCGCTTGCCAGATACTCTGTCACTCGAGTCGGGCTGCCTGTGTTGCCACTCGGACGCCGCGAAAAAGGTGAAAAATTCGAATCGACAGCCGAGTCGTCAGGTATGCCGATCAGTCGTCAGCGGGTGCAGCGCCGGAGCCGTCCTGGGCCTGCTCTTTGGTCCAGGAGAGCTTGCCGCCAGCCGCGAGGATTGCACGTTCGCGCTCGGAGGCGTCGAGCGTGGCCGTGTACTCCTCGTCGTTGACACGGACGGTGAACTCTTCCTGACCGGAGGTGACGGCGTCGTAGACGTCGTCGACGATCTCGATTTCGTCGCCCTGCTCGATGTTCTCGTAGGTGTCCTCGTCAATCGTCAGCGGGACGATACCGAAGTTAAAGAGGTTCGCACGGTGGATGCGTGCGAAGCTCTGTGCGAGGACGCCCTCGATACCGAGGTACATCGGGCACATGGCGGCGTGCTCACGCGAGGAGCCCTGGCCGTAGTTCTCGCCGGCGACGAGGAAGCCGCCGTCGGCGTCAGCAGCGCGCTGGGCGAAGGTCTCGTCGACGCGGCTCAGGGTGAACTCCGAGAGCTTGTCGATGTTCGACCGGTACATCAGGATGTCCTGCGTTGCAGGGATGATGTGGTCGGTCGTGATGTTGTCCTCCATCTTGAGGAGGGCGTCACCCTCGATGTCCGAGCCCAGCTGGTCTTTCAGCGGCACGTCGCCGATGTTCGGGCCTTTGACGAGCTCGTCGTCGGGCGCCTCGTCGGGCGTGATGAGGTCGGTCTTCGAGCCGTCGTACTCGTCGGGCAGCTCGATACCGGGTGCCTCGAGGTCGCCGAGTTCGTCGGCGAGGTCGCGCGGGTCGATGATCTCGCCTTTGATCGCCGCGGCGGCGGCGACCTCCGGCGAACAGAGGAAGACGTTGTCGTCTTCGATACCCGAGCGGCCCTCGAAGTTGCGGTTGAACGTCCGCAGCGAGACCGAATCGGAGGCGGGGACGTGGCCGATACCGATACAGGCACCACACGTCGCTTCCGAGAAGTTGACGCCGGCGGCCATCATCTCCGCGACCCAGCCCTCGCGGGCGAGCATCTCGGAGGCCTGCTTGGAGCCGGGCGCGACGATCATCTCGGTCGTCGGGTTGACCTCGCGGTCCTCGAGCATCTTCGCGGCCGGGAGGATGTCCTCGTAGCCGCCGTTGGTACAGGAGCCGACGATGACCTGCTCGACGGACTGGCCGGCGACTTCGCTGACGGGAACGACCTTGTCCGGCATCGAGGGCTGGGCGATCAGCGGCTCGAGGTCGGAGAGGTCGACGACGATCTCGTCGTCGTACTCGGCGTCGTCGTCAGGTTGAAGCTCGACGTACTCGTCGCCGCGGTTGAGTCGCTCGAGGTAGTCCTGGGTCTGCTCGTCGGTCGGGAAGATCGACGTCGTCGCACCGAGCTCGGTGCCCATGTTGGTGATGGTCATCCGCTCGGGGGCGGTGAGCGACTCGACACCGGGGCCGGTGTATTCGAGGATCTTGCCGACGCCGCCCTTGACGGTCAGCCGTCGCAGGAGCTCGAGGATGACGTCTTTCGCGGTGGCCCACTCGGGGAGTTCGCCCTCGAGGCGGACGTTGACGACTTCGGGCATCTCGATGTAGTAGGGCGCGCCGCCCATGGCGACGGTGACGTCGATCCCGCCAGCGCCGATGGCGAGTTCGCCGAGGCCGCCGGGGGTCGGCGTGTGACTGTCCGAGCCCAGCAGGGTCTTGCCGGGGGCCGCGAAGTTCTCGCGGTGGACGTTGTGGCAGATGCCGTTACCGGGGCGAGAGAAATAGGCGCCGTAGGTACCGGCTGCAGAGCGGAGGAAACGGTGGTCGTCAGTGTTTTTGAAGTCGAACTGATAGGTCTGGTGGTCACAGTACTGTGCGGCGATTTCGGTCTGGACCTCGTCCAGTCCCATGGCTTCGAACTGGAGCCAGACCATGGTCCCGGTCGTGTCCTGTGTGAGAACCTGGTCGATCTCGATACCGATCTCCTCGCCGGTCTCGAGTTCGCCCTCGACGAGGTGGTCGTCGAGAATCTTCTCGGTGAGCGTCTGTCCCATAGCACACCGAAATGGGCCGTCTATCATGATAAAACCAGCGTGTTTCTATGAAGCGTAACCGTCATGAGAGTATCTCAAAGGGTAGCATGAAAGTATCTCGTGTGGTGAGTAACCGACCAGCACGGCAATAATATAGTAGCCACTGAACGTCAATGCACACTCGATCGCACGAGGGCTGTGCGATCGGTGTGTAAATCGTTTCAATTGTTACTATAGTAGCGTGTCGATTGGTACCGACACCTCGAGAGGTCGTGAACGGACATGCTTTTCTCGTCGCCACGGCGTTAGCACAGGTATGTTCCGTTCCGGTGCCTTCGTCGCCGACCACGTCTCGCCGACGACCGACGCGCAGATCCAACCCAACGGCGTGGACCTCACTGCCGACGTCGTCTTCGAGCAGCTGGAACCGGGCCGCATCGGCACGGACGGCAAAGAGATCGGCGACCGCGTCGCCCGCCCGCTCGAGGAACTCGAGGAGGCCGACCCCGACACCTACTATCTACCCAAAGGTGCCTACGTCGTCCGCTACGGCGAGCGGATCGCGATTCCCGAGGGCCACGTCGGCTTCGTCTACCCGCGGTCGTCGCTCATGCGCAACTCCTGTATGCTCAATACGGCGGTGTGGGATGCCGGCTACGAGGGCCGCGGCGAGGGACTGTTGCAGGTCCACCACGACATCGAACTCGAGCGCGGTGCCAGAATCGCCCAGCTCGTCTTCGCCGAGGCCGGCCACGAGGATGTCTACGACGGCAGTTATCAGGGCGAGCACCTCGAGTGACCGGCGACTGGCGCTGCCGACATCGTCCCCTCGTCTACCGGTTCGCATACCGTTTTGGCGGTCCCCGACCTACCCTCGAGCGAGCCTCGATGATGGCGACCACCCACGCGTTTACCGGCCTCGCGATCGTCGCGCCGCTCGCCTACGCCCTCCCCGAGTTCACGGTCGCGCTCGCCGTCGGCGCGCTCCTCGGTGGCATTGCTCCCGATTTCGATCTCGTCTTCGCTCATCGACGGACACTTCACTTTCCCGTCGCCGGGCTCGCAGTCGCTGTTCCCGCGGTTGCTGTCGCAGCGAGTACCCCCTCGAGTCTGACCGTCGCGGTCGCCGCATTCGCCGTCACGGCCTGGGTCCATGCCGCAAGCGACGCGGTCGGTGGTGGCCTAGAAATGGACCCCTGGAACGACCGTACCGAGCGGGCCGTGTACGATCACGTCCGCAGCCGGTGGATTCGACCGCGGCGCTGGATCCGCTACGACGGCGCGCCGGAAGACGCCGCAGTCGCCGTCGCGCTCGCGATCCCGGCGCTGGTCGTCTTCGACGGCTGGCTTACCCCCGTGATCGCCGGTGGTGTGGCCGTCTCGCTGTGCTATGCGCTGCTTCGGCGGCGACTCGTCGCGTGGACGCCCGACTGGCTCGAGTGACCGGTCGCGGAAGGATCGATCAGGTGCGACGACTGTCTCGCGAGCCGAAGTCGGAACGCTGATACGCGCGCTGGCCGAGCGGCCCAGTATGGTCGACCAGCTCGCCGCCAGAACGACACATCTGGTATTTGCCGCACTCTGGGCCGGTAGCGTCTGTTTCGTCGCCGCCGTCGTCTTACCGCTGGCACGCGACGGCGCGTTCAACACGACCCGCCCGCTCGAGGTCATCTCGGGGCGGCTCACCACTATCTCGCGAGTGAGTTCGCTCGTCCTGTTTCTCTCGGGGAGCCACCTTGCAGGGACCACCTACACCGCCAATCGCCTCTTCGGAACGATCAACGGATGGCTGGTGCTCGCGATGGTCGGACTCTGGCTGGTTCTGACTGCGCTCGTCGAAATCGGCGCGAAGCGCTTCGAGGCCGGCCTCACCGGAAAGAAGATTCGCGAGCCGGCACGCGAGGCGATGCCGGTGTTCTGGGCTGCTGCCGTCGTGGCCGTCGGACTGTTGGTCGTGGCGGGACTGCTCTCGGCCAACGTCGCACGGCTGCTGTAGAATTCGCGGCGCTGACACTTCTCAGCGGACGTTCTTACGAAAGATACTTAGTCAGTTACTGTAAGATACTGGCTAATGATCAGGGGTAAAGAGATGGTCTTCTCGCTTCTCGCAGTGGGAACGGCTGCCGTGGCCGGCTACGTCCTCCGTTCTGAGCGCTCACGGACCGCCGCGTCGCGATCGAAGGCCGACCTCGGTGCCCGGCTCGTCAGCCCGACCGAGGTCCCAGCCGACGCGACAGTCGTCGACGCGTCCGCACGACGGCTCGGCGAAATCCCCGGTGCACGACGCGCACTGGATCGAGCAGTCCGCAACGGCGCGCGCGACGAATGGGAACACATCACGCTCGAGCGCGACGGTGCCTGGTCGATCGTCGACCGGATTCGCGAGTCGCTTCCCTACTACGAGTCCGACACCGACGCCTACAACGGCGTCTACGTCCGGTACAACGACCGTATCGTCGTCCTCGATGCGATCGGCTGGGCCCGACTCGAGGAGCCGATCCAGTAGGCGACACCGATCTCTGGGTGGTCGGTCACAGGCTTCGTTCTCGGACAGTCGGCGATCGCCACGAGCAGCCGCGCTGCGCTCGGCACCGTCGACGACCGTCCACCGCCCCGAATCGCAACCACTACCACCGCGGCCACCAGACCCCAATCCATGCAACTGGGCCTGATCGGACTCGGACGGATGGGACAGATCGTCGTCGACCGAACCCTCGCGGCGGGCCACGAAGTCGTCGCCTTCGACCTCGATGACGAGGCCGTCGCAACAGCAACCGACGCCGGTGCCGACCCCGCCGACTCGCTCGAGGACTTCGTCGACCAGCTCGGATCGGAGAAACGCATCTGGCTGATGGTTCCCGCCGGCGAGGCGGTCGACGTCACGCTCGAGGAACTCGAAGACCATCTCGACAGCGACGACGTCGTCGTCGACGGCGGCAACTCCTACTTCGAGGATTCAGTACGCCGCGCCGAGTCCTGTCCCGCGGCGTATCTCGACTGTGGCACCTCCGGCGGTCCCGCCGGTGCCGAACTCGGCTTCTCCCTGATGGTCGGCGGCCCCCAGTGGGCCTACGACGAACTCGAGCCGGTTTTCGACGCCGTCGCGACCGGCCCCGATGGCCACGAGCGGATGGGTCCCGCCGGGTCGGGCCACTACGTCAAGATGATCCACAACGGCGTCGAATACGCGCTCATGCAGGCCTATGGCGAGGGCTTCGAGCTGCTCCACGAGGGTCGATTCGACCTCGACCTCGAGAACGTCGCCTCGGTCTGGAACAACGGCGCGGTGATCCGCTCGTGGCTGCTCGAACTCTGTGAGGAGGCCTTCCGCGAGGAGGGCACCGACCTCGGGACGGTGGCCGACCGCGTCGAGGGTGGCTCGACCGGTACGTGGACCGTCCAGGAGGGCCTCGAGCAGGAAGTTCCCCTGCCGCTGATCTACACGGCGCTGTCCGAACGGTTCGGCTCGCGGGCCGACGACGGCCGGTTCTCGCGACGACTCGCGAACCGACTCCGCTATGGTTTCGGTCGTCACGAGGTGCCGCGCCGGGAGTAATCGACCCGGGGACCCCACCAGTCATACGGTCGACTGTAAGGGCGAGACACCGCGCCGACGCTGCAATGGTGGACTCGTGTTTTCTCCACCGTCGTGCCACGGAAATCTTGAGCTATCCTCTTTACTCTCGGTCACCGACCTAGAGGTATGAAATCGCCACCGCCGCCCACCTCCAGAACCGACACCCCGCTT
This window harbors:
- a CDS encoding LLM class oxidoreductase, producing MHPGGHANAGYRRLFDHDGLTFGAGFPLTGTNRSQPAIEDELRLAEHAEAVGFDGLWARDVPTYWPKFGDAGQTFDTWPWLSHVAAHTDDIALGTSSVVLTLRHPLHVAKSAATVDQLSDGRLVLGIASGDRDPEYPAFDVDPDDRGQLFRESVDAVRTVWREDFPELEGQWGTLEGDLDVVPKPTTETIPLLPTGHARQSKEWIADHGDGWLFYHLPERTLESYLHEWRDRAGEKPFAIAVRVELADDRTAEPEPLHLGFRAGVEWFREYFGRLEELSLDHAIIGIENDDREAALSTFADEIIDQL
- a CDS encoding zinc-binding alcohol dehydrogenase family protein, which gives rise to MKAIEVTEYGDSDRLETIDTERPDPGPGEVRIAVEAAGINFADIMQRRGLYPGGPEPPYRPGMEAAGRVDAVGDGVEDVSEGDRVVAMVETGGYAEYAVANAEMLFPVPEAMSFEEAAGFPVQFLTAHSCLFAWGALEEGESVLIQAAAGGVGTAAVQLASNAGAEVFGTASSQEKLDLAAELGCDHPINYTETDFRKVIEEETDGEGVDLVLESVGDDVFERSLDAMTHFGRMVTYGVASGVPAEVSNRRLLFENKTVKGFHLGQAATHDPSSVMQAVPDLTEGLASGELEVVVGESFALADAAEAHQYIEDRKSSGKVVLKP
- a CDS encoding metal-dependent hydrolase, whose translation is MMATTHAFTGLAIVAPLAYALPEFTVALAVGALLGGIAPDFDLVFAHRRTLHFPVAGLAVAVPAVAVAASTPSSLTVAVAAFAVTAWVHAASDAVGGGLEMDPWNDRTERAVYDHVRSRWIRPRRWIRYDGAPEDAAVAVALAIPALVVFDGWLTPVIAGGVAVSLCYALLRRRLVAWTPDWLE
- a CDS encoding aconitate hydratase, with product MGQTLTEKILDDHLVEGELETGEEIGIEIDQVLTQDTTGTMVWLQFEAMGLDEVQTEIAAQYCDHQTYQFDFKNTDDHRFLRSAAGTYGAYFSRPGNGICHNVHRENFAAPGKTLLGSDSHTPTPGGLGELAIGAGGIDVTVAMGGAPYYIEMPEVVNVRLEGELPEWATAKDVILELLRRLTVKGGVGKILEYTGPGVESLTAPERMTITNMGTELGATTSIFPTDEQTQDYLERLNRGDEYVELQPDDDAEYDDEIVVDLSDLEPLIAQPSMPDKVVPVSEVAGQSVEQVIVGSCTNGGYEDILPAAKMLEDREVNPTTEMIVAPGSKQASEMLAREGWVAEMMAAGVNFSEATCGACIGIGHVPASDSVSLRTFNRNFEGRSGIEDDNVFLCSPEVAAAAAIKGEIIDPRDLADELGDLEAPGIELPDEYDGSKTDLITPDEAPDDELVKGPNIGDVPLKDQLGSDIEGDALLKMEDNITTDHIIPATQDILMYRSNIDKLSEFTLSRVDETFAQRAADADGGFLVAGENYGQGSSREHAAMCPMYLGIEGVLAQSFARIHRANLFNFGIVPLTIDEDTYENIEQGDEIEIVDDVYDAVTSGQEEFTVRVNDEEYTATLDASERERAILAAGGKLSWTKEQAQDGSGAAPADD
- a CDS encoding copper resistance protein CopD codes for the protein MVDQLAARTTHLVFAALWAGSVCFVAAVVLPLARDGAFNTTRPLEVISGRLTTISRVSSLVLFLSGSHLAGTTYTANRLFGTINGWLVLAMVGLWLVLTALVEIGAKRFEAGLTGKKIREPAREAMPVFWAAAVVAVGLLVVAGLLSANVARLL
- the gnd gene encoding phosphogluconate dehydrogenase (NAD(+)-dependent, decarboxylating), which produces MQLGLIGLGRMGQIVVDRTLAAGHEVVAFDLDDEAVATATDAGADPADSLEDFVDQLGSEKRIWLMVPAGEAVDVTLEELEDHLDSDDVVVDGGNSYFEDSVRRAESCPAAYLDCGTSGGPAGAELGFSLMVGGPQWAYDELEPVFDAVATGPDGHERMGPAGSGHYVKMIHNGVEYALMQAYGEGFELLHEGRFDLDLENVASVWNNGAVIRSWLLELCEEAFREEGTDLGTVADRVEGGSTGTWTVQEGLEQEVPLPLIYTALSERFGSRADDGRFSRRLANRLRYGFGRHEVPRRE
- a CDS encoding deoxyuridine 5'-triphosphate nucleotidohydrolase; protein product: MFRSGAFVADHVSPTTDAQIQPNGVDLTADVVFEQLEPGRIGTDGKEIGDRVARPLEELEEADPDTYYLPKGAYVVRYGERIAIPEGHVGFVYPRSSLMRNSCMLNTAVWDAGYEGRGEGLLQVHHDIELERGARIAQLVFAEAGHEDVYDGSYQGEHLE